The following coding sequences lie in one Arachis hypogaea cultivar Tifrunner chromosome 4, arahy.Tifrunner.gnm2.J5K5, whole genome shotgun sequence genomic window:
- the LOC112794576 gene encoding heparanase-like protein 2, translating to MGVNQCVKVALFLGLLILFCSSFSSSEDVKLKVKGVTNIATTDENFICATLDWWPSNKCDYNQCPWGKAGILNLDLNNTILSNAIKAFNPLRIRLGGSLQDQIIYQFGKQKQCPTMRKKDNGLFGFSVGCLLRKRWDEVNHFFNKTGVKFTFGLNALMGKKNSKEDQLNWKGDWNPNNAISLMKYTVSKGYNIDSYEFGNELCSEGVSARIDSVQYAKDITKLRHIVNSLYPNATTRPKVLGPAGFYGKEWFDSFLQHVGPGVIDGVTHHIYNLGAGVDRDLISKVQDPYFLSKIAQTFKDVSTAVKEFTPWAGAWVGESGGAYNSGGKDVSHTFVNGFWYLDQLGMTSTFNHKVYCRQALIGGNYALLNTTSFIPNPDYYGALLWHRLMGTNVLSISHDSSPYLRTYAHCSKEGSGITLLLINMENSTSFDVSLVNDMNFYPEELASEGINKGNLMDSLKRKEYHLTPKDGNIQSDVVLLNGTPLELTKSKEIPELKPKIVDASSSSPIKVAPHSIVFVQINNFNAPACAPPTK from the exons atGGGTGTGAATCAGTGTGTGAAAGTAGCTCTTTTTTTAGGTCTCTTAATATTATTttgctcttctttttcttcatcagaAGATGTGAAGCTTAAAGTGAAAGGAGTCACAAAcattgctacaactgatgagaaTTTTATATGTGCAACATTGGATTGGTGGCCATCTAATAAATGTGACTATAACCAATGTCCATGGGGAAAAGCTGGAATTCTCAACttg GACTTGAATAACACGATACTCTCAAATGCAATCAAAG CATTCAATCCTCTAAGGATTAGATTAGGAGGTTCACTACAAGATCAAATTATTTACCAATTTGGAAAGCAAAAGCAATGTCCAACTATGAGAAAGAAAGATAACGGCTTGTTTGGATTCAGTGTTGGATGCCTCCTCAGAAAGAGATGGGATGAAGTGAATCACTTTTTCAACAAAACcgg TGTCAAATTTACATTTGGCTTAAACGCACTTATGGGCAAGAAAAATTCTAAGGAAGATCAATTAAACTGGAAAGGAGATTGGAATCCAAACAATGCCATAAGCCTCATGAAGTACACTGTCTCAAAAGGATACAACATAGATTCATATGAATTTG GAAACGAGCTATGCTCGGAAGGAGTATCAGCAAGAATAGATAGTGTTCAATATGCAAAAGATATCACAAAATTAAGGCATATAGTTAACTCATTATACCCAAATGCCACAACAAGACCAAAGGTGTTGGGTCCAGCTGGATTTTATGGTAAAGAATGGTTTGATAGCTTCTTGCAACATGTTGGACCTGGTGTCATTGATGGAGTTACACATCACATTTATAACCTTGGTGCTG gtGTTGATAGGGATCTTATTAGCAAGGTTCAAGACCCATATTTCTTAAGCAAAATTGCACAAACTTTCAAGGATGTTTCAACGGCGGTGAAGGAATTCACACCATGGGCTGGAGCATGGGTTGGAGAATCTGGTGGAGCTTATAATAGTGGAGGCAAAGATGTATCACATACTTTTGTTAATGgcttttg GTATTTGGACCAATTGGGTATGACATCAACCTTCAACCACAAAGTTTATTGTAGACAAGCTTTGATTGGAGGAAACTATGCTTTGCTAAATACAACATCATTCATTCCTAATCCAGATTATTATGG AGCACTTTTGTGGCATCGGCTTATGGGAACCAATGTACTTTCTATTTCTCATGATAGTTCACCATATCTACGTACATATGCTCATTGTTCTAAAGAAGGA AGCGGAATCACATTGCTACTAATAAACATGGAGAATTCGACATCTTTTGATGTGTCCCTTGTGAATGACATGAATTTTTATCCGGAGGAGTTGGCATCAGAAGGAATAAACAAAGGGAATTTGATGGATTCATTGAAAAGGAAAGAGTACCACTTGACACCTAAAGATGGAAACATTCAAAGTGATGTTGTGCTTTTGAATGGAACTCCACTTGAACTCACCAAGTCAAAGGAAATTCCAGAGCTTAAGCCAAAGATTGttgatgcttcttcttcttctccaatcaaaGTTGCACCTCATTCAATAGTTTTTGTGCAAATCAATAATTTCAACGCACCTGCATGTG